One genomic window of Luteitalea sp. includes the following:
- a CDS encoding TonB-dependent receptor, whose product MLLAFVVALSMMQAGGADMLSGIVRDTSGGAVSGATVILQTSDGVEQQTVTGPDGRFAFDNVADGTTLIVRAGGFAAREQPITGASEIEVVLSPASLLETLTVTPTRSEQRLGSTPASVNVLDRDELRASAAIVADDVLRQLPTFSLFRRTSSLSSHPTAQGVSLRGIGPSGVSRTLVLIDNVPFNDPFGGWVYWTRVPIDSVERIEVVDGPSSSLYGNYAMGGVINVMSSRAAARTVELKAQYGNRSSPKLDFFGSDVRGNLGVVVDGSLFDTDGFPSVVAAERGAVDTNARVDFKNVNVKVDYRPTDRMSAFARAGYFREERNNGKVSTFTGDPEANDTTWTSLNGGVRLALPGESDLQVRLFADFETFHSTFLAVPDLTTRSIGRMALDQEVPSKGIGGMAQWSKAVGGLHYVTAGTDWRWVDGDSEESVLDFETGTSVVTERVAGGTQRSVGVFVQDIFTPRPNLNVTLGARVDHWRNYDGHHLETSVATGQPTEQHRPLLPTRSDTVVSPRGALSYRFTDRISAWGAINWGFRAPTLNELYRQFRVGATLTRANEDLGPERLLGGEAGVNVAASRNMTVRATWYDNRVKNPVSNVTVATNVRQRQNLGRTRIRGLQTDVEYRLGSTWRLSGGYLFNHATVREFDASPVLVGNFLPQVPKHRGAMHVVYSDPRLVTLGFGVQVIGRQFDDDQNIRVVPGEGAPGLPGYAVVDVTASRDVGRGLQVFVGAQNLLGQEYFVGTNPTTIGSPRLVHIGVRARFAGR is encoded by the coding sequence ATGCTACTGGCTTTTGTCGTCGCTCTGTCAATGATGCAGGCAGGCGGAGCAGACATGCTCAGCGGGATAGTCAGGGACACGAGCGGCGGTGCCGTCTCGGGCGCGACGGTGATCCTGCAGACGAGCGACGGTGTCGAGCAGCAGACGGTGACCGGACCGGACGGCCGCTTTGCGTTCGACAACGTCGCCGACGGCACGACGCTCATCGTGCGCGCTGGCGGCTTCGCGGCGCGCGAGCAACCGATTACGGGGGCGAGCGAGATCGAGGTCGTTCTGTCTCCCGCCAGCCTGCTCGAGACGCTCACCGTGACACCGACACGGAGCGAGCAGCGGTTGGGCAGCACTCCGGCGAGCGTCAACGTGCTCGACCGTGACGAGCTGCGCGCGTCGGCGGCCATTGTCGCCGACGATGTGCTGCGTCAGCTTCCGACGTTCAGTCTGTTTCGCCGCACGAGCAGCCTGTCGTCGCATCCGACGGCGCAGGGCGTGTCGCTGCGCGGTATCGGCCCGAGCGGTGTCAGTCGCACGCTGGTCCTGATTGACAACGTCCCGTTCAACGACCCGTTCGGTGGCTGGGTGTACTGGACGCGTGTGCCCATCGACAGCGTGGAGCGGATCGAGGTCGTCGATGGACCGAGCTCGAGCCTGTATGGCAACTATGCCATGGGAGGGGTCATCAACGTCATGAGCAGCCGTGCAGCCGCGCGGACGGTGGAGCTCAAGGCGCAGTATGGCAACCGAAGCAGCCCCAAGCTGGACTTCTTCGGCAGCGACGTTCGGGGCAACCTCGGTGTGGTCGTCGACGGCAGTCTGTTCGACACCGATGGATTTCCCAGCGTCGTGGCCGCCGAGCGCGGCGCCGTCGACACGAATGCGCGCGTGGACTTCAAGAACGTCAATGTCAAAGTGGACTACCGTCCCACGGACCGGATGAGCGCATTCGCGCGGGCAGGCTATTTCCGCGAGGAGCGGAACAATGGCAAGGTCAGCACCTTCACGGGCGATCCCGAGGCCAACGACACGACATGGACGTCCCTCAACGGCGGCGTGCGCCTCGCCTTACCTGGTGAAAGCGACCTACAGGTACGTCTGTTCGCCGACTTCGAGACCTTTCACAGCACGTTCCTGGCTGTTCCTGACTTGACGACCAGGTCAATCGGTCGGATGGCGCTCGATCAAGAGGTGCCCTCGAAGGGCATTGGTGGCATGGCGCAGTGGTCGAAGGCCGTCGGGGGCCTGCACTACGTCACCGCGGGCACCGACTGGCGTTGGGTAGATGGCGACAGCGAGGAGAGCGTGCTCGATTTCGAGACCGGCACATCGGTCGTTACCGAGCGCGTCGCGGGCGGGACACAGCGCAGCGTCGGTGTGTTCGTCCAGGATATCTTCACGCCGAGGCCGAACCTGAACGTGACGCTCGGGGCCCGCGTCGATCACTGGAGGAACTACGACGGTCACCATCTCGAGACGTCGGTCGCGACCGGCCAGCCGACCGAGCAACACCGGCCGCTGTTGCCGACCCGCAGCGATACGGTTGTCAGCCCGCGTGGGGCGCTGTCGTATCGCTTCACCGATCGCATCAGCGCCTGGGGTGCCATCAATTGGGGATTCCGCGCGCCGACGCTAAACGAGCTGTACCGGCAGTTTCGCGTCGGTGCCACCTTGACGCGGGCGAACGAGGATCTCGGACCAGAGCGTCTCTTGGGCGGAGAAGCCGGTGTGAACGTCGCGGCCTCGCGCAACATGACCGTGCGCGCGACCTGGTACGACAATCGCGTGAAGAACCCGGTCTCTAACGTGACCGTGGCGACCAACGTCCGACAGCGCCAGAACCTCGGGCGCACGAGGATTCGTGGTCTTCAGACCGACGTGGAGTACCGGCTCGGATCCACGTGGCGGCTCTCGGGCGGCTATCTCTTCAACCACGCGACGGTCCGAGAGTTCGACGCGAGCCCGGTCCTGGTCGGCAACTTCCTGCCGCAGGTGCCCAAGCATCGCGGCGCGATGCACGTTGTCTACTCGGACCCCCGGTTGGTCACACTGGGCTTCGGCGTGCAGGTCATCGGCCGTCAGTTC